One segment of Vespa velutina chromosome 17, iVesVel2.1, whole genome shotgun sequence DNA contains the following:
- the LOC124954996 gene encoding histone-lysine N-methyltransferase E(z) isoform X1 encodes MSKAKVSAEWRKRVKSEYMRLRQIKRYKRADEVKIAWNQNRKVMTELLITEQKRWADGKAMWLAMHDIPPHVSCMKKAEVTSSDGEVQTCPVKIINAVTPIPTMYTWAPIQQNFMVEDETVLHNIPYMGDEILDQDGTFIEELIKNYDGKVHGDRVSGFMDDSIFVDLVNALANYEKDDKEKEHTKKGKESKEKEDQKDDDKDNKDDDKGEILLEKPIEDSKAQATPFPSMHIFNAISSMFPDKGRPEELKEKYIELTERSDPNVLPPECTPNIDGVNAKSVPREQTMHSFHTLFCRRCFKYDCFLHPARGTSPQGLQVCHPGPNLLKRKGPDLRPFSEPCGTECYMHLEGMKEKLAAQAADIKEDEGDEKRGGPRKVRKQASVDSGNEASSEDSNDSNKYSQGGCCQDFKQNVNKEVKPEEMMEDQAQPENQAPFTLLGLDKRIKTESELSWTGSEQSLFRALHKAFPGNPCALAQIMLTKTCQEVYQFAQKEASDIPAVEHLKDFTPPRKKKKKHRLWSMHCRKIQLKKDSGANHVHNFAPCDHPGRQCDNSCPCIQAQNFCEKFCQCSSECQNRFPGCRCKAQCNTKQCPCYLAVRECDPDLCQTCGADQFQITKISCKNVSVQRGLHKHLLMAPSDVAGWGIFLKESAAKNEFISEYCGEIISQDEADRRGKVYDKYMCSFLFNLNNDFVVDATRKGNKIRFANHSINPNCYAKVMMVNGDHRIGIFAKRAIQPGEELFFDYRYGPTEQLKFVGIEREMEFL; translated from the exons ATGTCAAAGGCAAAAGTTTCCGCAGAATGGAGAAAACGCGTGAAATCGGAATACATGCGATTGAGACAAATAAAGAGGTATAAACGTGCGGACGAAGTGAAAATTGCATGGAATCAGAATCGTAAGGTTATGACTG AGTTACTTATAACTGAACAAAAACGATGGGCGGATGGAAAAGCAATGTGGCTTGCTATGCATGACATTCCACCTCATGTATCTTGCATGAAAAAAGCAGAGGTGACCAGTTCGGACGGAGAAGTACAAACATGTcctgttaaaataataaatgcagTTACTCCTATACCTACGATGTATACGTGGGCACCAATACAACAGAATTTTATGGTAGAAGATGAAACTGTTTTACACAATATTCCTTACATGGGAGATGAAATCTTAGATCAGGATGGAACTTTTATCGAAGAACTTATTAAGAATTATGACGGAAAG gtACACGGAGATAGGGTATCTGGTTTTATGGATGATTCTATTTTTGTCGATTTAGTAAATGCTTTAGCTAATTATGAAAAGgacgataaagaaaaggaacatactaagaaagggaaagaatctaaagaaaaagaagatcaaaAGGATGATgacaaagataataaggacGATGATAAAGGAGAAATATTATTGGAAAAGCCAATAGAAGATTCAAAAGCTCAAGCTACGCCATTCCCATCTATGCacatatttaat gCAATATCTAGCATGTTTCCCGATAAAGGCAGACccgaagaattaaaagaaaaatacattgaaCTAACAGAAAGATCAGATCCAAATGTATTGCCACCAGAATGTACTCCTAACATCGATGGTGTAAATGCAAAAAGTGTACCAAGAGAGCAGACTATGCATTCGTTTCACACGCTCTTCTGTAGAAGATGCTTCAAATATGACTGCTTCTTACATC CAGCCAGGGGGACCTCGCCGCAAG GTCTTCAAGTCTGCCATCCAGGACCAAATTTACTCAAACGAAAAGGTCCGGACTTGAGGCCATTTTCTGAACCCTGTGGAACAGAATGTTATATGCATTTG GAAggtatgaaagaaaaacttgCTGCTCAAGCAGccgatataaaagaagatgaaggagaTGAGAAAAGAGGTGGTCctagaaaagtaagaaaacaGGCAAGCGTTGATTCTGGAAATGAAGCAAGCAGCGAAGACAGCAATGACAGTAATAAATACAGTCAAGGTGGTTGCTGTCAag ATTTCAAgcaaaatgttaataaagaagTTAAGCCCGAAGAAATGATGGAGGATCAAGCTCAGCCAGAAAATCAAGCTCCTTTCACTTTGTTAGGTCTTGATAAACGAATCAAGACGGAAAGCGAGTTATCATGGACTGGCTCTGAACAAAGTCTTTTCAGAGCATTACATAAAGCTTTTCCTGGTAATCCATGCGCATTAGCACAAATTATGTTAACTAAAACTTGTCAGGAGGTATATCAATTCGCTCAAAAGGAAGCTTCAGACATTCCAGCTGTAGaacatttaaaagattttacgCCGccacgaaagaagaagaagaaacatagACTTTGGTCGATGCATTGCAGAAAGatacaattgaaaaaagattctg GTGCCAATCATGTCCACAACTTCGCACCGTGCGATCATCCTGGCCGTCAATGCGATAATTCTTGTCCATGTATACAGGCGCAAAACTTCTGCGAAAAGTTCTGTCAATGCAGCAGTGAATGTCAGAATCGATTTCCTGGCTGTAGATGCAAAGCTCAATGTAATACAAAACAATGTCCTTGCTATCTAGCAGTAAGGGAATGTGATCCTGATCTATGTCAAACGTGCGGAGCAGATCAATTTCAAATTACTAAAATATCATGTAAAAATGTCAGCGTTCAACGTGGCCTTC atAAACATCTTTTAATGGCACCATCCGATGTCGCCGGTTGGGgaatctttttaaaagaatccGCAGCCAAGAATGAATTCATTTCTGAATATTGTGGAGAAATTATAAGCCAAGATGAAGCCGATAGAAGGGGAAAAGTATATGACAAATATATGTGCAGTTTTCTATTCAATTTAAACAATG ACTTTGTAGTCGATGCAACGCGcaaaggaaacaaaataagATTCGCAAATCATTCGATAAATCCTAATTGTTATGCCAAAGTTATGATGGTTAATGGCGATCATAGAATAGGAATTTTTGCAAAAAGAGCTATTCAGCCAGGGGAAGAATTGTTTTTTGATTACAG atATGGTCCGACTGAACAACTCAAATTTGTTGGTATTGAACGTGAAAtggaatttctttaa
- the LOC124954996 gene encoding histone-lysine N-methyltransferase E(z) isoform X3, whose amino-acid sequence MSKAKVSAEWRKRVKSEYMRLRQIKRYKRADEVKIAWNQNRKVMTELLITEQKRWADGKAMWLAMHDIPPHVSCMKKAEVTSSDGEVQTCPVKIINAVTPIPTMYTWAPIQQNFMVEDETVLHNIPYMGDEILDQDGTFIEELIKNYDGKVHGDRVSGFMDDSIFVDLVNALANYEKDDKEKEHTKKGKESKEKEDQKDDDKDNKDDDKGEILLEKPIEDSKAQATPFPSMHIFNAISSMFPDKGRPEELKEKYIELTERSDPNVLPPECTPNIDGVNAKSVPREQTMHSFHTLFCRRCFKYDCFLHRLQVCHPGPNLLKRKGPDLRPFSEPCGTECYMHLEGMKEKLAAQAADIKEDEGDEKRGGPRKVRKQASVDSGNEASSEDSNDSNKYSQGGCCQDFKQNVNKEVKPEEMMEDQAQPENQAPFTLLGLDKRIKTESELSWTGSEQSLFRALHKAFPGNPCALAQIMLTKTCQEVYQFAQKEASDIPAVEHLKDFTPPRKKKKKHRLWSMHCRKIQLKKDSGANHVHNFAPCDHPGRQCDNSCPCIQAQNFCEKFCQCSSECQNRFPGCRCKAQCNTKQCPCYLAVRECDPDLCQTCGADQFQITKISCKNVSVQRGLHKHLLMAPSDVAGWGIFLKESAAKNEFISEYCGEIISQDEADRRGKVYDKYMCSFLFNLNNDFVVDATRKGNKIRFANHSINPNCYAKVMMVNGDHRIGIFAKRAIQPGEELFFDYRYGPTEQLKFVGIEREMEFL is encoded by the exons ATGTCAAAGGCAAAAGTTTCCGCAGAATGGAGAAAACGCGTGAAATCGGAATACATGCGATTGAGACAAATAAAGAGGTATAAACGTGCGGACGAAGTGAAAATTGCATGGAATCAGAATCGTAAGGTTATGACTG AGTTACTTATAACTGAACAAAAACGATGGGCGGATGGAAAAGCAATGTGGCTTGCTATGCATGACATTCCACCTCATGTATCTTGCATGAAAAAAGCAGAGGTGACCAGTTCGGACGGAGAAGTACAAACATGTcctgttaaaataataaatgcagTTACTCCTATACCTACGATGTATACGTGGGCACCAATACAACAGAATTTTATGGTAGAAGATGAAACTGTTTTACACAATATTCCTTACATGGGAGATGAAATCTTAGATCAGGATGGAACTTTTATCGAAGAACTTATTAAGAATTATGACGGAAAG gtACACGGAGATAGGGTATCTGGTTTTATGGATGATTCTATTTTTGTCGATTTAGTAAATGCTTTAGCTAATTATGAAAAGgacgataaagaaaaggaacatactaagaaagggaaagaatctaaagaaaaagaagatcaaaAGGATGATgacaaagataataaggacGATGATAAAGGAGAAATATTATTGGAAAAGCCAATAGAAGATTCAAAAGCTCAAGCTACGCCATTCCCATCTATGCacatatttaat gCAATATCTAGCATGTTTCCCGATAAAGGCAGACccgaagaattaaaagaaaaatacattgaaCTAACAGAAAGATCAGATCCAAATGTATTGCCACCAGAATGTACTCCTAACATCGATGGTGTAAATGCAAAAAGTGTACCAAGAGAGCAGACTATGCATTCGTTTCACACGCTCTTCTGTAGAAGATGCTTCAAATATGACTGCTTCTTACATC GTCTTCAAGTCTGCCATCCAGGACCAAATTTACTCAAACGAAAAGGTCCGGACTTGAGGCCATTTTCTGAACCCTGTGGAACAGAATGTTATATGCATTTG GAAggtatgaaagaaaaacttgCTGCTCAAGCAGccgatataaaagaagatgaaggagaTGAGAAAAGAGGTGGTCctagaaaagtaagaaaacaGGCAAGCGTTGATTCTGGAAATGAAGCAAGCAGCGAAGACAGCAATGACAGTAATAAATACAGTCAAGGTGGTTGCTGTCAag ATTTCAAgcaaaatgttaataaagaagTTAAGCCCGAAGAAATGATGGAGGATCAAGCTCAGCCAGAAAATCAAGCTCCTTTCACTTTGTTAGGTCTTGATAAACGAATCAAGACGGAAAGCGAGTTATCATGGACTGGCTCTGAACAAAGTCTTTTCAGAGCATTACATAAAGCTTTTCCTGGTAATCCATGCGCATTAGCACAAATTATGTTAACTAAAACTTGTCAGGAGGTATATCAATTCGCTCAAAAGGAAGCTTCAGACATTCCAGCTGTAGaacatttaaaagattttacgCCGccacgaaagaagaagaagaaacatagACTTTGGTCGATGCATTGCAGAAAGatacaattgaaaaaagattctg GTGCCAATCATGTCCACAACTTCGCACCGTGCGATCATCCTGGCCGTCAATGCGATAATTCTTGTCCATGTATACAGGCGCAAAACTTCTGCGAAAAGTTCTGTCAATGCAGCAGTGAATGTCAGAATCGATTTCCTGGCTGTAGATGCAAAGCTCAATGTAATACAAAACAATGTCCTTGCTATCTAGCAGTAAGGGAATGTGATCCTGATCTATGTCAAACGTGCGGAGCAGATCAATTTCAAATTACTAAAATATCATGTAAAAATGTCAGCGTTCAACGTGGCCTTC atAAACATCTTTTAATGGCACCATCCGATGTCGCCGGTTGGGgaatctttttaaaagaatccGCAGCCAAGAATGAATTCATTTCTGAATATTGTGGAGAAATTATAAGCCAAGATGAAGCCGATAGAAGGGGAAAAGTATATGACAAATATATGTGCAGTTTTCTATTCAATTTAAACAATG ACTTTGTAGTCGATGCAACGCGcaaaggaaacaaaataagATTCGCAAATCATTCGATAAATCCTAATTGTTATGCCAAAGTTATGATGGTTAATGGCGATCATAGAATAGGAATTTTTGCAAAAAGAGCTATTCAGCCAGGGGAAGAATTGTTTTTTGATTACAG atATGGTCCGACTGAACAACTCAAATTTGTTGGTATTGAACGTGAAAtggaatttctttaa
- the LOC124954996 gene encoding histone-lysine N-methyltransferase E(z) isoform X2 codes for MSKAKVSAEWRKRVKSEYMRLRQIKRYKRADEVKIAWNQNRKVMTELLITEQKRWADGKAMWLAMHDIPPHVSCMKKAEVTSSDGEVQTCPVKIINAVTPIPTMYTWAPIQQNFMVEDETVLHNIPYMGDEILDQDGTFIEELIKNYDGKVHGDRVSGFMDDSIFVDLVNALANYEKDDKEKEHTKKGKESKEKEDQKDDDKDNKDDDKGEILLEKPIEDSKAQATPFPSMHIFNAISSMFPDKGRPEELKEKYIELTERSDPNVLPPECTPNIDGVNAKSVPREQTMHSFHTLFCRRCFKYDCFLHPRGTSPQGLQVCHPGPNLLKRKGPDLRPFSEPCGTECYMHLEGMKEKLAAQAADIKEDEGDEKRGGPRKVRKQASVDSGNEASSEDSNDSNKYSQGGCCQDFKQNVNKEVKPEEMMEDQAQPENQAPFTLLGLDKRIKTESELSWTGSEQSLFRALHKAFPGNPCALAQIMLTKTCQEVYQFAQKEASDIPAVEHLKDFTPPRKKKKKHRLWSMHCRKIQLKKDSGANHVHNFAPCDHPGRQCDNSCPCIQAQNFCEKFCQCSSECQNRFPGCRCKAQCNTKQCPCYLAVRECDPDLCQTCGADQFQITKISCKNVSVQRGLHKHLLMAPSDVAGWGIFLKESAAKNEFISEYCGEIISQDEADRRGKVYDKYMCSFLFNLNNDFVVDATRKGNKIRFANHSINPNCYAKVMMVNGDHRIGIFAKRAIQPGEELFFDYRYGPTEQLKFVGIEREMEFL; via the exons ATGTCAAAGGCAAAAGTTTCCGCAGAATGGAGAAAACGCGTGAAATCGGAATACATGCGATTGAGACAAATAAAGAGGTATAAACGTGCGGACGAAGTGAAAATTGCATGGAATCAGAATCGTAAGGTTATGACTG AGTTACTTATAACTGAACAAAAACGATGGGCGGATGGAAAAGCAATGTGGCTTGCTATGCATGACATTCCACCTCATGTATCTTGCATGAAAAAAGCAGAGGTGACCAGTTCGGACGGAGAAGTACAAACATGTcctgttaaaataataaatgcagTTACTCCTATACCTACGATGTATACGTGGGCACCAATACAACAGAATTTTATGGTAGAAGATGAAACTGTTTTACACAATATTCCTTACATGGGAGATGAAATCTTAGATCAGGATGGAACTTTTATCGAAGAACTTATTAAGAATTATGACGGAAAG gtACACGGAGATAGGGTATCTGGTTTTATGGATGATTCTATTTTTGTCGATTTAGTAAATGCTTTAGCTAATTATGAAAAGgacgataaagaaaaggaacatactaagaaagggaaagaatctaaagaaaaagaagatcaaaAGGATGATgacaaagataataaggacGATGATAAAGGAGAAATATTATTGGAAAAGCCAATAGAAGATTCAAAAGCTCAAGCTACGCCATTCCCATCTATGCacatatttaat gCAATATCTAGCATGTTTCCCGATAAAGGCAGACccgaagaattaaaagaaaaatacattgaaCTAACAGAAAGATCAGATCCAAATGTATTGCCACCAGAATGTACTCCTAACATCGATGGTGTAAATGCAAAAAGTGTACCAAGAGAGCAGACTATGCATTCGTTTCACACGCTCTTCTGTAGAAGATGCTTCAAATATGACTGCTTCTTACATC CCAGGGGGACCTCGCCGCAAG GTCTTCAAGTCTGCCATCCAGGACCAAATTTACTCAAACGAAAAGGTCCGGACTTGAGGCCATTTTCTGAACCCTGTGGAACAGAATGTTATATGCATTTG GAAggtatgaaagaaaaacttgCTGCTCAAGCAGccgatataaaagaagatgaaggagaTGAGAAAAGAGGTGGTCctagaaaagtaagaaaacaGGCAAGCGTTGATTCTGGAAATGAAGCAAGCAGCGAAGACAGCAATGACAGTAATAAATACAGTCAAGGTGGTTGCTGTCAag ATTTCAAgcaaaatgttaataaagaagTTAAGCCCGAAGAAATGATGGAGGATCAAGCTCAGCCAGAAAATCAAGCTCCTTTCACTTTGTTAGGTCTTGATAAACGAATCAAGACGGAAAGCGAGTTATCATGGACTGGCTCTGAACAAAGTCTTTTCAGAGCATTACATAAAGCTTTTCCTGGTAATCCATGCGCATTAGCACAAATTATGTTAACTAAAACTTGTCAGGAGGTATATCAATTCGCTCAAAAGGAAGCTTCAGACATTCCAGCTGTAGaacatttaaaagattttacgCCGccacgaaagaagaagaagaaacatagACTTTGGTCGATGCATTGCAGAAAGatacaattgaaaaaagattctg GTGCCAATCATGTCCACAACTTCGCACCGTGCGATCATCCTGGCCGTCAATGCGATAATTCTTGTCCATGTATACAGGCGCAAAACTTCTGCGAAAAGTTCTGTCAATGCAGCAGTGAATGTCAGAATCGATTTCCTGGCTGTAGATGCAAAGCTCAATGTAATACAAAACAATGTCCTTGCTATCTAGCAGTAAGGGAATGTGATCCTGATCTATGTCAAACGTGCGGAGCAGATCAATTTCAAATTACTAAAATATCATGTAAAAATGTCAGCGTTCAACGTGGCCTTC atAAACATCTTTTAATGGCACCATCCGATGTCGCCGGTTGGGgaatctttttaaaagaatccGCAGCCAAGAATGAATTCATTTCTGAATATTGTGGAGAAATTATAAGCCAAGATGAAGCCGATAGAAGGGGAAAAGTATATGACAAATATATGTGCAGTTTTCTATTCAATTTAAACAATG ACTTTGTAGTCGATGCAACGCGcaaaggaaacaaaataagATTCGCAAATCATTCGATAAATCCTAATTGTTATGCCAAAGTTATGATGGTTAATGGCGATCATAGAATAGGAATTTTTGCAAAAAGAGCTATTCAGCCAGGGGAAGAATTGTTTTTTGATTACAG atATGGTCCGACTGAACAACTCAAATTTGTTGGTATTGAACGTGAAAtggaatttctttaa
- the LOC124954996 gene encoding histone-lysine N-methyltransferase E(z) isoform X4 codes for MWLAMHDIPPHVSCMKKAEVTSSDGEVQTCPVKIINAVTPIPTMYTWAPIQQNFMVEDETVLHNIPYMGDEILDQDGTFIEELIKNYDGKVHGDRVSGFMDDSIFVDLVNALANYEKDDKEKEHTKKGKESKEKEDQKDDDKDNKDDDKGEILLEKPIEDSKAQATPFPSMHIFNAISSMFPDKGRPEELKEKYIELTERSDPNVLPPECTPNIDGVNAKSVPREQTMHSFHTLFCRRCFKYDCFLHPARGTSPQGLQVCHPGPNLLKRKGPDLRPFSEPCGTECYMHLEGMKEKLAAQAADIKEDEGDEKRGGPRKVRKQASVDSGNEASSEDSNDSNKYSQGGCCQDFKQNVNKEVKPEEMMEDQAQPENQAPFTLLGLDKRIKTESELSWTGSEQSLFRALHKAFPGNPCALAQIMLTKTCQEVYQFAQKEASDIPAVEHLKDFTPPRKKKKKHRLWSMHCRKIQLKKDSGANHVHNFAPCDHPGRQCDNSCPCIQAQNFCEKFCQCSSECQNRFPGCRCKAQCNTKQCPCYLAVRECDPDLCQTCGADQFQITKISCKNVSVQRGLHKHLLMAPSDVAGWGIFLKESAAKNEFISEYCGEIISQDEADRRGKVYDKYMCSFLFNLNNDFVVDATRKGNKIRFANHSINPNCYAKVMMVNGDHRIGIFAKRAIQPGEELFFDYRYGPTEQLKFVGIEREMEFL; via the exons ATGTGGCTTGCTATGCATGACATTCCACCTCATGTATCTTGCATGAAAAAAGCAGAGGTGACCAGTTCGGACGGAGAAGTACAAACATGTcctgttaaaataataaatgcagTTACTCCTATACCTACGATGTATACGTGGGCACCAATACAACAGAATTTTATGGTAGAAGATGAAACTGTTTTACACAATATTCCTTACATGGGAGATGAAATCTTAGATCAGGATGGAACTTTTATCGAAGAACTTATTAAGAATTATGACGGAAAG gtACACGGAGATAGGGTATCTGGTTTTATGGATGATTCTATTTTTGTCGATTTAGTAAATGCTTTAGCTAATTATGAAAAGgacgataaagaaaaggaacatactaagaaagggaaagaatctaaagaaaaagaagatcaaaAGGATGATgacaaagataataaggacGATGATAAAGGAGAAATATTATTGGAAAAGCCAATAGAAGATTCAAAAGCTCAAGCTACGCCATTCCCATCTATGCacatatttaat gCAATATCTAGCATGTTTCCCGATAAAGGCAGACccgaagaattaaaagaaaaatacattgaaCTAACAGAAAGATCAGATCCAAATGTATTGCCACCAGAATGTACTCCTAACATCGATGGTGTAAATGCAAAAAGTGTACCAAGAGAGCAGACTATGCATTCGTTTCACACGCTCTTCTGTAGAAGATGCTTCAAATATGACTGCTTCTTACATC CAGCCAGGGGGACCTCGCCGCAAG GTCTTCAAGTCTGCCATCCAGGACCAAATTTACTCAAACGAAAAGGTCCGGACTTGAGGCCATTTTCTGAACCCTGTGGAACAGAATGTTATATGCATTTG GAAggtatgaaagaaaaacttgCTGCTCAAGCAGccgatataaaagaagatgaaggagaTGAGAAAAGAGGTGGTCctagaaaagtaagaaaacaGGCAAGCGTTGATTCTGGAAATGAAGCAAGCAGCGAAGACAGCAATGACAGTAATAAATACAGTCAAGGTGGTTGCTGTCAag ATTTCAAgcaaaatgttaataaagaagTTAAGCCCGAAGAAATGATGGAGGATCAAGCTCAGCCAGAAAATCAAGCTCCTTTCACTTTGTTAGGTCTTGATAAACGAATCAAGACGGAAAGCGAGTTATCATGGACTGGCTCTGAACAAAGTCTTTTCAGAGCATTACATAAAGCTTTTCCTGGTAATCCATGCGCATTAGCACAAATTATGTTAACTAAAACTTGTCAGGAGGTATATCAATTCGCTCAAAAGGAAGCTTCAGACATTCCAGCTGTAGaacatttaaaagattttacgCCGccacgaaagaagaagaagaaacatagACTTTGGTCGATGCATTGCAGAAAGatacaattgaaaaaagattctg GTGCCAATCATGTCCACAACTTCGCACCGTGCGATCATCCTGGCCGTCAATGCGATAATTCTTGTCCATGTATACAGGCGCAAAACTTCTGCGAAAAGTTCTGTCAATGCAGCAGTGAATGTCAGAATCGATTTCCTGGCTGTAGATGCAAAGCTCAATGTAATACAAAACAATGTCCTTGCTATCTAGCAGTAAGGGAATGTGATCCTGATCTATGTCAAACGTGCGGAGCAGATCAATTTCAAATTACTAAAATATCATGTAAAAATGTCAGCGTTCAACGTGGCCTTC atAAACATCTTTTAATGGCACCATCCGATGTCGCCGGTTGGGgaatctttttaaaagaatccGCAGCCAAGAATGAATTCATTTCTGAATATTGTGGAGAAATTATAAGCCAAGATGAAGCCGATAGAAGGGGAAAAGTATATGACAAATATATGTGCAGTTTTCTATTCAATTTAAACAATG ACTTTGTAGTCGATGCAACGCGcaaaggaaacaaaataagATTCGCAAATCATTCGATAAATCCTAATTGTTATGCCAAAGTTATGATGGTTAATGGCGATCATAGAATAGGAATTTTTGCAAAAAGAGCTATTCAGCCAGGGGAAGAATTGTTTTTTGATTACAG atATGGTCCGACTGAACAACTCAAATTTGTTGGTATTGAACGTGAAAtggaatttctttaa